Genomic DNA from Chrysiogenia bacterium:
GGCATCGAGGGCTTTGCCGAGGCCGAGGACCGGGTCGACACCTTCATTCAGGTGAGCCCCACCGAGGATGATCTGCTCGGCGCCAACGGGCGCAAGATGCTCGCCGGGGTGCGCGCCCTCGAATGGAGCGGCGGGCCCGTGCCGCGCAACGCGCCCGGCTGCACCGGCCGCGCGATCTGCGTGCTGGGCTGCCCGGAAAAGGCCAAGCGCGCGACGCATCTGTCCTACCTGCCGGTCGCCCGCGACCACGGCGCGCAGGTGCTGCTCAAAACCCCGGCGCAGAAGATCCGGCTTTCGGGAAAGCGCGCCATCGGCGTCGAGGCGAAAAATGAGCGCGGCGAGTCGGTCATCATCGACGCCGGTCGCGTCGTCGTCGCCGGCGGCGCCGTGTTCACGCCGGTGCTCCTGCAGAAAAGCGGCGTTACGACGCCGGGCATCGGCGAGAACCTGATGAGTCACCCCGGCTGCGCGCTGGCCGTGCACTACGACGAGCCCATCGACATGGGCCAGCAGGCCGTTCCCCAGAGCGTCTACAGCGACGAGTTTCTGGAATCCGACCGGATGATGTTCCTGCTGGGCAGCATCCCGCCGCACCTGACGCTGCCCGCGCTGGCGGCGACCGGCATCCTGCGCAACGCCATCGAGCACAAGAACACCGGATTCTGGGGATGCCTGGTGCGCGACGCGCTGGGCAGGGGTGAGGTACGTGCGACGAAGAAGGGCCGGGCGCTGCGCTATCAGGCAGGCGCCGAGGAGCGCGACATCATCCGCCGATCCTTTTTGAAGCTCGCCGCGCTGGCCTTCGCCTCGGGCGCAAAGGCGGTGACGCCGCTCATGCTCGGATCGGTGCGCGCCACCAGCGTGAAGGAACTCGACCGCAAGCTCCCCAGAGAGCTTTCGGCGCGCCGCCTCGTCGGCGGCAGCATCCACCCCATGGGCACCTGCGGCATCGGCCGGGTGTGCAACGCCGACGGCAGCGTGCGCGGCTACGAAAACCTCTACGTGGGAGACGCCTCGCTCTTCCCCACTTCCATCGGCGTCAACCCGCAATACAGCATCATGAGTCTGGCGACGCTCGTCGCGGGGGGATTGCTGGAGGCCTGATTCGCTTCACGACACTGTCATTCTGAGCGCAGCGAAGAATCGGTTTGAAGCGGCAGTGGCATGCGACGACGCGATTCTTCGCTGCGCTCAGAATGACAGAAATTGAGAGAAGCGACTAGCGGGGCGCAAGCGCTCCCTACATCACGCGGCGGAAGATCCCGATGACGTCGCTGTGGGTTGCCTTGAGGAGCTTCTTCCACGCGGCGCTCTCCTGCAGGCGAAGGGCCGCGCCCTGATCGGGAATTTCCCAGAGGGTCATGGCGTCGAAGAAGAGCGGGTATTCAAGATTCCGGGTGCCGGACTTTCCAAAGAGCGACTTCTTTTCACCGATGAGCTTGGCGATGGACTCGCCCGAAAAATGCAGGCGGCAGCCCAGTTCATCGGCGGCCTGTTCGAGGGCCGGGAGCTGACGCCCCAGCGCGCCCATCTCGATGCGGAACTGGTGGATGAGGTAGGTGCCGCGCCCGGACTTTCCGAATGGATTGCGCGGCGGCATCGCGCCGCCGTCGGTGCGGCGGGTAAAGCCGAAGACGAAGTTTTTGAGGCCCAGGTTGCGGAAGGTGCTCACCGTGAGAAACCACGGATCGCCCAGCATCTTGAGAAACCCGCGCGCGCCCGGGTAGTGAACAATGGCCAGCACTTCCCGCGAGAGGGCGCGGTCTCCCGACAGGTGGGTGATGCGCTCACCCTTGAAGAGCAGGCGCCCGCCCACGCGCAGCACCGAGGGACTGACCAGCACGTTGTAGAGCCCGTATGCGCGCTTTACCCGGTAGTCGAACCAGTTGATCGCCCACAGCGGCGCGTCGATGTCGGCGCCCTCGCGGGTGGCGGCGATCCCGATCTTGCGGCCCGGTGAGATGCGGCGCAGGCGGCTGGGCAGTTTCTTCATGGGGCGCTCCCTCCGTCGTTGCAGCCTTACTGCATAACCTGCAGGGTCGCCCGATTCAACGCACGGACCGACCGCGCGCTTGTCTGAAAGCCCCAGCGGGACCACAATCGACAGACGCCGGGGATCATTGAGCAGCACATCGAGGGAGCGAGCAGCGCGCGATGGAGGAGCAATCGCAGGAGCGGGGGCGCTTTGCCCGGCTGATGGACTTGGCCGGCCGTTCGCTCGACCGGCGTCCCATCGACCGGGCGTTGCTGCTCTGCGGAATCCTCACCGGCGCCCTGCTCGTCGTCCTTGCCGCCATGCTGCGCCTGCCCTATTCGCGCGTCGCCCATCTTCTCAATACCGCAGCCATCGAACCGGCCCAGTGCGCTGCCGCCCTGGGGGCGCTGGTCATGGGGGTGCTCTATCTGATCGGCCGGCGGCTCCGGCGGCGCCATGCCAAGGTATTCTGGTTCGAAGTCACGCTGGTCGAGCTCTACAACATCATCGTCATCACCGCCTTCTACTTCACGGGTTTCTACGCCACCAACGGCACGGTCGCCTTCGCGCTGGGACTGATCGTCGCGCTCCCCCTGCTCGATCTGCGCGCACTGACCTACGGGGTGTGGACCTATCTCATCCTGCTGCCGGGGGTGTATCTGCTGGAGAACTTCAATGTCATCCCCCAGGCGCCGCTCTACAACGAGTTTCCAAAGTTCAGCAATCCCGAATTGCAGCTCGTCGTGGAGACCGGGCGCATCGG
This window encodes:
- a CDS encoding GMC family oxidoreductase; this translates as GIEGFAEAEDRVDTFIQVSPTEDDLLGANGRKMLAGVRALEWSGGPVPRNAPGCTGRAICVLGCPEKAKRATHLSYLPVARDHGAQVLLKTPAQKIRLSGKRAIGVEAKNERGESVIIDAGRVVVAGGAVFTPVLLQKSGVTTPGIGENLMSHPGCALAVHYDEPIDMGQQAVPQSVYSDEFLESDRMMFLLGSIPPHLTLPALAATGILRNAIEHKNTGFWGCLVRDALGRGEVRATKKGRALRYQAGAEERDIIRRSFLKLAALAFASGAKAVTPLMLGSVRATSVKELDRKLPRELSARRLVGGSIHPMGTCGIGRVCNADGSVRGYENLYVGDASLFPTSIGVNPQYSIMSLATLVAGGLLEA
- a CDS encoding GGDEF domain-containing protein — translated: MEEQSQERGRFARLMDLAGRSLDRRPIDRALLLCGILTGALLVVLAAMLRLPYSRVAHLLNTAAIEPAQCAAALGALVMGVLYLIGRRLRRRHAKVFWFEVTLVELYNIIVITAFYFTGFYATNGTVAFALGLIVALPLLDLRALTYGVWTYLILLPGVYLLENFNVIPQAPLYNEFPKFSNPELQLVVETGRIGGTWILLLLIWIVMSQVFSRWQQREAEFRELSQTDSLTGVMNRRHFFESYEKECVRARRLDRPLSMLMCDIDHFKDVNDTWGHATGDDVLFMVARTMEEGLRGGVDLLARFGGEEFIVLLPETDGEGARVVAERIRERVGSLVFRAQGTDFSISISLGVATVRGEFDADTVLELADQHLYRAKKNGRNRVEG